The segment TGATGGTGTGAGTACGGTGATCGTGACCAATCGGCATTTCGATCGTGCGGTAGAATTGGCCGAGCGATGGGGCGGCCGGGCCGTTCCGTTCGATCACGCCAAGTCGGAGATGGTCCATGCCGATATCGTTATCAGTTCGACCGGAGCCCCGCATCATATCCTGTCCAAGGCTGACCTCCAGGAGATTGTCCTGCAGCGCCGTAATCGTCCGATCTTCGTAATCGATATCGCCGTTCCCAGGGATGTCGATCCCAAGGCCAACGAGATCGATAATGTGTACCTCTATGATCTTGATGACCTCCAGGGGGTGGTGCAGGCCAATCTTCTCGAGCGGCAGCGCGAGGCGGATCTGGCGGAGGCGTTGATCGACCGGGAGGTCGGGCAGTTTGCCGAGTGGCTTACGAGCCTCCATGTCGTCCCGACTATCGTCGCCATGCGTAAGAAGGTGGAATTAATCCGCGAGGAGGAACTCCAAAAGATTTTTGCGAAACTGCAAGACTTGACTCCAGAGGAGCGTCATACTATCTCCCTCATGACCGGCTCGATCGTGAACAAGATCCTGCACGAGCCGACGACAGAGCTGAAACGCCAGTCGTCCCTGAAAGAGGGCCACCTCTACGTAAATGTACTGCGGAGGCTCTTCGGCATCAGGGAGGAGTAGGGGCGCTGCTTGCTGCGCCAATGTACGGGTGCGAGGTGAAATATGCTGAAGCTGGGTACGCGTGGGAGTCCGCTGGCGCTGTGCCAGGCGGGGCTCGTTTCGGAAGGCCTGAGCCGGCAATGGCCTGGCCTGCAAGTCGTCATTGTTCCTATCCAGACCTCCGGTGATAAGTTTCTCGGTGCGGTCCTTTCGCAAGCCGGCGGAAAGGGCCTCTTTGTGAAGGAGCTCGAGGAGGCCCTGCTCGATAGCCGGATCGACCTTGCGGTCCACAGCCTGAAGGATCTGCCTGCGGAGCTGGCGCCAGGTCTTCGAGAGGGGGCCGTCATGTGCCGCGAAAACCCGCTCGATGCGCTTATTGCGAGGAACGGCCTTCGGTTTACCGAACTCCCCCATGGCGCCAGAATTGGAACCAGCAGCTTGCGCCGACAGGTCCAGCTCCTGCATCGTCGCCAAGACCTCCAGATCGTTCCCCTCCGCGGTAATGTGGGGACACGGCTGAAGAAGCTTGAGACGCTCGACATCGAGGCCGTGGTTCTGGCGGCCGCCGGGCTCATCCGCCTTGGTCTGCAGGATCGGATTACTGAGTGTTTGCAGCCGGATCTGTGTCTGCC is part of the Candidatus Methylomirabilis limnetica genome and harbors:
- the hemA gene encoding glutamyl-tRNA reductase, encoding MEIIVLGLSYKTAPIELREKFHVPESELPEVLEQLGGCGQIEERMILSTCNRVETYAVVDDVDGARQFLVEFLAERHKLPLQAFESSMYLLTADQAIRHIFRVSSSLDAMVIGESQILGQVKAAYAIALERDATGPILNALMERALRVAKRVRTETGIATLAVSVSTAAIELAKKIFGDLSGRTIMLIGAGKMSELSAKHLLADGVSTVIVTNRHFDRAVELAERWGGRAVPFDHAKSEMVHADIVISSTGAPHHILSKADLQEIVLQRRNRPIFVIDIAVPRDVDPKANEIDNVYLYDLDDLQGVVQANLLERQREADLAEALIDREVGQFAEWLTSLHVVPTIVAMRKKVELIREEELQKIFAKLQDLTPEERHTISLMTGSIVNKILHEPTTELKRQSSLKEGHLYVNVLRRLFGIREE
- the hemC gene encoding hydroxymethylbilane synthase translates to MLKLGTRGSPLALCQAGLVSEGLSRQWPGLQVVIVPIQTSGDKFLGAVLSQAGGKGLFVKELEEALLDSRIDLAVHSLKDLPAELAPGLREGAVMCRENPLDALIARNGLRFTELPHGARIGTSSLRRQVQLLHRRQDLQIVPLRGNVGTRLKKLETLDIEAVVLAAAGLIRLGLQDRITECLQPDLCLPAIGQGALAIEIREDDQRVADLIETLNHRETRQVTMAERAFLRRLGGSCVTPIAAFGHIEGTTLGLTGMVASLDGKRMVRQAIRGETSAPEQAGQALAEALLAAGAEEILREIDPQLLERGK